Part of the Dehalococcoidales bacterium genome is shown below.
AATTTGAACGTCCAAATCCTGGGGGGAGCATTAATGCCAATGATTGAAAGAGGGGGCATCGGTAATAGGCTGATAACCATTTTCCTAATTGGAGTGAAGATAGTGGAAGTATGACTGGAGGGTCAACAATCCCCGCTATATCACGGGTTTGTTCATATTCTGGGGAATCGCCAGTGCTGATAACAATTCCCTGAAGTAACTGTCGTCCAAATGGTACCCATACTGCTTGCCCCGGTTGTACTTCCATTCCTTCCGGTATATGGTAACTAAAAGTAGGCTTAATACCGGAAGGTGAATTGACACTGACTTCGGCATACGGCAAAGGTAACCTCCCTTGCGTTGGCAGCTAGTCTTTGTTTTCGGTCTGAACCGGGCGCCGTTCTTTCAGACGGGCAGCCTTGGTGCTCAGTCCTCTCATATAGAATAGCCTGGCGCGGCGGACTTTACCGTGTCTTAATATCTCGACTTTTTCTACACGAGGGGAACGGAAGGGGAAAGTGCGTTCCACGCCAATTCCGTAGGCGACACGACGAACGGTGAAATTGCCGCCATCAAGCGCTTTTTTAACTTTAATTACAATACCCTGGAAAATCTGGGTGCGCTCTTTTTCTCCCTCGACAATTTTAGCGTGGACTTTAACACTGTCGCCGGGTGTAAGTTCCGGAATATCCGGGTTAGCTTCAGTGGTAACAAGTTCTTTGAATTCCATTGTTTTGACCTATCTCCTAATTCAGCTAATAAACCTAACTATTAAAGCATTATTAGGCTTATCTTGGCAAGTCCGAGGTGCGGGAGGCGGAGCACCTTACCTTATATATTATATATCAACTATTATTGTTATCCCCATTTACTGTGTCTCCCTCGAGGAGGGCGTATGCCCTACGAAGAATCTTCCCCGTAATACCCCCCATTGTAACATGGTAGTGTTTCCGTATGAACGAGCGCAATTCGTGTGAGACCCTTCGCTACGCGCAAAGGGTGACAGAAGTGTGCCCCAGGAGGTCCGATGCCGTTGTTATATATCCGCCTTTTCGGAGTTATCTGACCTGAACCCGGAAAGCATTTTTTCTTCCTCAGGCGTAAGTGAAGCAGAATCTAAAAGATCCGGGCGGCGCTCAAGAGTACGTTTTAAAGCTTGTCTACGGCGCCATTTTTCGATTTCCCCGTGGTTGCCGGAAAGAAGTATATCCGGAACACAATGATTCCGGTATTCAGCTGGGCGGGTATATTGGGGGTATTCGAGCAAGCCCCGGCTGAAAGAATCATCCGCAGCAGATTGTTCATCGATGACCCCCGGAATCAGCCTGATAATAGTATCTACCATCACAATTGCAGCAGGTTCTCCGCCGCTTAGGACATAATCGCCAATGCTTATTTCGTCGGTTGCCAGGTGTTGGCATATCCTTTCATCAAACCCTTCATAATGACCACAAATCAAAATAAGGCTGTCGCAGGTGGATAATTCCCGGGCAATTTTTTGGTTAAAAATGCGACCTTGTGGAGAAAGTAAAATTACCGGTTTTTTGGGGTTTTTTACATAAGGTTTGCCAACCAGATCTTCAACCGCTTCAAAAATCGGCTCCGGTTTTAGCACCATTCCAGCCCCTCCACCGTAAGGATAATCATCAACTACCTGATGCCGGTCGCGGGCGTAGTTACGGAAATTGTTTACATAAATACTAACCAACTGCTTATCTACAGCTCGCTTTATGATGCTGTTCGCGAATGGTCCTTGGAACATTTCCGGAAATATTGTCAATATATCAATCCGCATAATCATCCCCTGAAGTTGCTTGCCAGATGATTTTATCACAGGTTTACTAT
Proteins encoded:
- the trmD gene encoding tRNA (guanosine(37)-N1)-methyltransferase TrmD, whose product is MRIDILTIFPEMFQGPFANSIIKRAVDKQLVSIYVNNFRNYARDRHQVVDDYPYGGGAGMVLKPEPIFEAVEDLVGKPYVKNPKKPVILLSPQGRIFNQKIARELSTCDSLILICGHYEGFDERICQHLATDEISIGDYVLSGGEPAAIVMVDTIIRLIPGVIDEQSAADDSFSRGLLEYPQYTRPAEYRNHCVPDILLSGNHGEIEKWRRRQALKRTLERRPDLLDSASLTPEEEKMLSGFRSDNSEKADI
- the rplS gene encoding 50S ribosomal protein L19, which gives rise to MEFKELVTTEANPDIPELTPGDSVKVHAKIVEGEKERTQIFQGIVIKVKKALDGGNFTVRRVAYGIGVERTFPFRSPRVEKVEILRHGKVRRARLFYMRGLSTKAARLKERRPVQTENKD